The genomic segment AGGTTTTAAATTACTGGTAAATCAGCTTAGAAAAAAAGACAGTGTTTCCATTGCAGTATATGCAGGGGCAGCAGGGCTTGTACTTCCCCCTACCCCTGGAAATGAAAAAACCTCCATACTGGGTGCAATTGAAAAACTTGAGGCAGGCGGTTCAACAGCAGGGGCACAAGGCATTGAACTTGCTTATAAAACTGCAAAAGACAATTATATTGAAAACGGCAATAACCGGGTTATTCTTGCAACAGACGGGGATTTTAATCTAGGCATCTCGTCTGATGGTGAACTTGTAAGACTGATTGAAGAAAAAAGAAAACAGGGAATTTTTTTGAGTGTACTTGGTTTTGGCACCGGCAACATCAAAGATTCAAAAATGGAACAACTGGCAGACAAGGGCAATGGTAATTATGCTTATATAGATTCCCTGCTTGAAGCTAAAAAAGTACTGGTAAAAGAGATGGGGGCAACATTATTCACCATTGCCAAGGATGTAAAAATACAAATTGAGTTCAACCCTGCAAAGGTTAAAGCATACCGCCTGATAGGATATGAAAACAGACTTCTTAATAAAGAGGACTTTAATGATGATAAAAAAGATGCAGGTGAACTGGGAGCAGGCCATACGGTTACAGCATTATATGAAGTGATTCCTGATGAATCAAAAGAGGAAATCCCCGGGGTTGATGATTTGAAATACCAGGAAAAACAGGTATTAACAAAAAATAAAGATACAGATGAAATATTAACCTTAAAACTTAGATATAAATTACCAGGATCCGATACAAGCAGGCTGATGGTATATCCTGTTAAAGACAGGAAAACATCTATTGGCGAAGCTTCTGACAACCTGATATTTTCTTCCTTAGCTGCAGGTTTTGGCATGTTATTAAGGAAATCAGAATTTTCAGGAGATATGACTTATAAGGATATTATCAAAACTGCAAAAGCTTATAAAGGAAAAGACGAAAACGGATACAGGGCGGAATTTATCAGACTTGCAGAACAGGCGGAAATGCTGGACGAGCAATAAATATTTAAAGAAATCCCTATGATTCCAATAGACAATATTTACAAAGCAGCAGAAATAATAAAAAAAACGGTAATACGCACTCCCCTGGTATATTCCCCGACTATGAGCCGGATCTTTGGTGCTGATATATGGTTAAAGCTGGAAAACCTTCAAAAAACCGGTTCATTTAAAATTCGCGGTGCAGCATATAAAATTTTGACCAGGAAAAAGGAAATCTGCCCCGGAGGTGTTGTGGCTGCTTCAGCAGGCAACCATGCCCAGGGAGTAGCCCTGGCAGCTACCAATGCAGGGATTAAATCCACCATTGTAATGCCTGAATGGGCTTCCATAAGCAAACAGGAGGCAACCCTTTCTTATGGCGGCAAAGTAGTGCTGGCAGGTCAAAGTATTGGGGAAAGCCTGAAAAAAGCCAGGGAAATTGCAGAAAAAGGCAAAACCTTTATCCATCCTTTTGACGATCTTGACATTATTACAGGCCAGGGAACAATCGGACTGGAAATTCTTGAGGATTTGAAGGATGCAGACATGCTTTTAGTACCCATAGGAGGAGGGGGTCTTATTTCAGGGACAGCCTGTGCTGCAAAACATTTAAATCCTGGTATAAAAATCATTGGTGTCCAGGCTGCTTTTTGTCCTTCAGCTTATCAATCTTTTCTTAAAGGAAACATAAGCCTGGTAAAATCCCGATTATCCATTGCTGACGGCATAAATGTCAGGCAGACAGGCAGGCTGAATTTTCAAATTATTAAAAAATATATTGATGATATTGTGCTGGTAAAAGAAGAACATATTGCAGCTGCCATTCTTATGCTGCTGGAGCGGAAAAAAATCCTGGCTGAAGGCGCAGGAGCTGTTCCCCTGGCAGCCTTGATAAACCGGGCTGTTAAAATTCATCCAAATACAAAAATAGTTTTAATAATAAGCGGCGGCAATGTGGACAGCCCCCTTGTAGGAAGAATTATACAAAAGGGATTGTTAAAAAATGGAAGGCTTATGCGGGTAAAGCTTCATTTAAATGATATTCCAGGATCCCTTTCAAACCTGCTTTCACTTATTGCCGGGTTAAAAGCAAATATACTTCATATTTACCATGACAGGCATATCCAGGATATGGCATTAAATATGACTTATGTAGAACTTGAACTTGAAACCCGGGGACATGACCATATTAATGAAATCCAGGAAAGTTTAAACAATTCTGGTTATAAGTCAGTATAAAACATAAAAATCAGTAATCATAAAGGAATAATAATGGGTATAGCAGATTTCATAAGGCCAAAATGGAAACACAGCAATCCTGAAATCCGTCTTAAAGCAGTTAAAGAAATGGATATATCTTCAACAGATCGTCTGGAAAATATTGCTGCTAATGACCCTGATTCTCAAGTGCGCATAGAAGCCATTCAAAAAATAAGCAGTGAAAAGGTATTGCTTGATCTGCATGACCGTGCTTTTGGTCAAAGTGATTCTCCTGTTGCTGAAGCAGCAAAAAACCGTTTAAATACAATATACTACCATAATATTTTACAAACCAGTGATACAGGGATTCAAACAGCTTGTATAGACAAGATTAATGATGAAAAGGTTCTTGCTTCTCTTGCCTGTGAGATTGAAGATATTGATGTCCGTACACTTGCTGCAAAAAAGATATATAATCCAGACCTGCTTTGCCAGATAACAGAAAATAACTGCGGGCTGAAAACCGGAACAGCTATTGTTGATAAATTATCTGAAATAGAACATCTTACAAGGATTGCCCAGAACGCCAGTAATAAAAAAGTAAAAAAACATGCTCAAAATAAACTGGATGCAATTTATGAAGAACGTAACCGTCCTGCACCTGAAGATATTAAAAATGCTGAAATAAAAGAAATATGTGAACAGATTGCAAATATAAACAAATCTGAAATCAGCTTTGAAACTGAAAAGCTTTTATCAGAAATTGATGCAAAATGGGAAGCATTATCACCTGACAGCAGCCATGAACTCAGCACTTGTTTTAAAAAAGCAAGGCTGGAAATAGAGGAAAAACTAAAACATCTTCATAAAGCTGAACAAATAAAAGAAAATCTTGAATCAATATGCAGCATGGCTGAGAGTTTAAGCACCAATATATCTGACAATACGGAAAAAAATATAGATGAACTTGAAAAAAGCTGGGCAGAACAAGAAAAAGACCTTATTTTAGAAACAGTCAGGACTGACTTGCAGCAGCGATTTGACAATGCCTGTAAAAATTTTTTGCAAAAGCGTGAAAAACATATTCAGGAAACAGCAGCTTTCCAGGAAAAAATTGAACACCTGAAATCCCTTTGCACCCAGGCTTCAGACCTGGCTGAAAAACCAGACCCGGCTCTTGATCTTCAGGAAACTGATAAAAAGATAAATCTTCTGAAAGAACAATGGCATAAATCTTTTTTTGACCATTTTGAAACAAGGCAGTTACAGGAAAATTTTGAAAAAGCTCTGGATGCTGTTAAAGAAAACCAGGAAAATTTTGAAAAAACACGGAAACAGGAACAGGCTGCCCAGGAAAAACAGCTTGTAAAATTATGTGAAACTGCAGAATCTGCTGTGAATGAAGAAGAACGTTTGGGACTTGAACAAAAGATCAGGGCTGTTCAGCAGGAATGGAAAGAAACCGGCGATCTGGTTCCAGAAATCAAAGAAGCCCTGTTCCCCAGATTTAGAGATGCTTGTGATAATTTTTTTATAAAACAGAGAGAATACTGGGAATATCTTGAGTGGGAAAGATGGGCAAATCTTAATCAAAAAGAAGAATTATGTAAAATAATTGAACTTCTTGCCCAGACAGATAAAATACAGGGAACTGCCAAAATTACCCGTGAAGCTCAAAGCAGATGGAAAGAAATCGGGCCTGTATCAAAGGATAAATCAGAAGCAGTATGGAACCGGTTCAGCCTGGCTTGTGATAAGGTTTTCCAGAGATGCCTTGATTATAAAAAAGAGCTTTATAATCAGCTTTCCAATATTCTGGAATCCTGTAAACAAGATCAGGATAATATAAACTGGACTCAAACATCAGAAACAATAAAAGAAATTCAATCAGAATGGAATGCTGTGGGAACCCTTCCCTTAGCTCTTGAAAAGGATTTACGCCAGAATTTCCAGGAACTCTGCAATATTTTTTTTGAAGACCGCCGTGAGTTTTATCAGCAAAGGGATGAAGAACGCCTGGATAACCTGAAGATAAAAACCAAACTTTGTGAAAAAGCTGAATCCATGTCTTTTTCAGAGGACTGGAACACAACAGCCTCAAAATATAAAAATATACAGCGCCAATGGAAAGAAACAGGACCTGTTCCTAAAAACGAAGGTGATGAACTGTGGCAAAGGTTCAGGACTGCCTGCAATACATTTTTTGACAGGATGAAAGCCGGAGAACCTGAAAATTTAAGACTTAAACAGGAATTGTGCAATAAGGTTGAAGAGCTGCTTAAAGATCATATTGAAGATACAGATATGGAAAAAATAAGCAGGGAACTCATAGAACTGCAAAAACAATGGAAGGAAATAGGCCCTGTTCCCATTGAAGATGCAGATTTTATCTGGCAGAGATTTCATAAACCATGTGATGAATTTTTTGAAAAACGAAAAGAATATATAAAACAGCTTGAATCCCAGCAGGAACAAAATAAAGTATTAAAAGAAGATTTGATTGCCCGTGCTGAAATTTTGTCAGAATCAAAAGAATGGAAAGAAACAGGAGAAGAACTTAAAGAAATTCAAAAAACATGGAAGGAAATCGGGCCTTGCTCTCATAAAACAGAGCAGGAATTATGGATTCAATTTCGGAAAGCATGTGATCATTTCTTTACCAGCAGAAAGAATTTTTTTGACAAACTGGATAATGAACGCATGGAAAACCTTAAAAACAAAGAAACCCTGTGCCTTTCCCTTGAAGCACTTGCCCGTCTTGTAATCCCTGAAAGAACACTTGATACTGTTAATGCTGTTCCTTCAGCAGAACAACTCAGCATAGCCCTTGATTATAAAAATGAGATCATTGTTCCAGGAAATAATAAGGCAACATGGGACAGGGCAATGCAGAAGGTTAAAGAGATTCAAAAAAAGTGGAAAGAAATCGGGCCTGTTCCCAGCGAACAAGATGAAAATCTCTGGAAACGTTTTCGCAGTGCCGGGGATATATTTTTCAAAACCGGGCCAGATCATGAAAATCCAGACCATGAAAATCTTGAAAAAGGATAAACATAACCTGTTTACAATATTTGACAGTTAAAATACAGACAAATTAAAAATAAACCGCAAAGGAGAAAAGATAGAATTTATGAACGATTTTTTAAAAAGCCTGAGAAGTAACAGCAAAGACAAACGTTTTGACAGAAGTTCCAGAAGGCCCTACAATCCCCAGTATAATGGAAATCCCCAGTACAGATCTGACGAAGAGGTAAACGGAAATTTAAAAAGAGGTCATCTGCCTGGATCTGATAATGAAAAATTAACAAAACTGGCAGAAGGTTTTTTACCTGAAATCAAAACCTTTATGGAGAGCATTGCTGAAAATCAAAAACGAATGACAGATGCCGAGGAACGAAAAGCAGAAATGCTGGCAGAGATTGCAAAGTCCCTCCAGGCTCTGCTTAAATCAGGTATTTCCCTGCCTTTAAATCAGTTAGATCAGGTTGTTGAAAATCAAACTTTTTATGAACCAGGAAATAATCCAAAGATTGAAAATAATGATAATAACAACCCTGCTGCTCCTGACAGGGAAACAATATTAAACATTATTTTTTCCATGCGTGAAAAAGGAACAACCTTTGGAGAGATTGCATCTTTCCTGGATTCTAAAAATATTCCTACTTTTTCAAAAAAAGGAACCTGGCACGCCCAGACTATTCATAGAATTTGTAAAAAAATGAATAAGTAAACAGGAGCAGGTTTCTAAGATTTTCGGAGGCATAAATGACAAAAGATACAAATACTGCTTCAATTATTATGGCAGCAGGCAGGGGAAGCCGCATGAAATCATATGACGGCAATAAAACCCTGCTGCCCCTGATTCCCGGCAAATCTTTGTTTGAAGGGTCTTATCCTGTTCTTCTGCACATACTCAAGGCGCTTCCAGCCGGTCCAAAGGCACTGGTTGTTAATTATAAAAGTGAAGATATAAAAAAAGCAACACAGGGTTTTGACCTGACTTACTGGTGTCAGCCAAAGCTTAATGGCACCGGAGGTGCAATTCTGGCTGTTCGTGAATTTATTGAAAATCAATCATGTAACAGCCTGGCTGTTACAATGGGTGATGTGCCCTTTATAAAGGCTGGGACCTATGACAGGTTATTGGATAAGCTTGATAAACATCATTTTGTTATTTTAGGATTTGTGCCTGAAGATAAAAAAAGATACGGGGTTTTGGAAATCCAGGGAGATCAGGTTAAGAAAATTACAGAATGGAAATACTGGAAAGATTTTTCTGAAAAAGATCAAAAGGCATTAACAATATGCAACTCAGGTATTTATGCAGTCCGCAGAAAATGTCTGCTTGATTATCTGCCCGTACTGGAATCAAGACCCCAGATTGTTCATAAAGAGCGAAATGGTGAAATGGTAGCAGTTCAGGAATATTTTCTCACTGATATTGTTGAATATATGAATAAAGATAATTTATCAATAGGTTATGTGCTTACAGACAATGAAATGGAAACCATGGGTATTGACGATCCCGCATCCCTTGAAAAAGCTCAACAATGTTATAAAAAAATGCAGGGCTGCGCTTAGAAACAGCCCTGAAGTGATATGAATTCAAAATCACATAATATGGTCAATCATTTTGCTCCTGGTGCTTTTGAAACCCGCGTAAAAGTCTTTCATGAGTTAATGGCCTGTAAAATCAAAGAAATCCTTTTGATTTCTACTCCTTACGATGCATTTATCATGGAAGAAGACGGCAGTCTTACCTCAAAGATTATTCATGAATACCAGGGGCTTAATCTCAGCAGTCCCCCCAGAATTACCAAAGCTTTTTCTGCAAAAGAAGCTCTTGAAATTTTCATGCAAAAAAAATTTGACCTGGTTATTACCATGCCAGGACTTGAAGATATGGAAACATATCCACTGGTAATGGAGATAAAAAGCATAAAACCCGAACTCCCTGTTATCCTTTTGGCACACAGTCCCCAGGATATTGATCAGGATATTTCCAATACCTGTAAAATAATAGATAATGAATTTATCTGGACAGGTAACTCTGATCTGCTTCTTGCTCTTATAAAACATGTAGAAGACAGCCTTAATGTTGAGGCTGACACAAAAAACGGAATGGTCAGGGTCTTGATCCTGGTAGAAGATTCGCCTTTTTACAGATCTTTTTTCCTTCCTCTTATATACAGGGCAGTTGTAAAACAAATACGTTCTGTTCTTGAAGAAAGCCTGACTCAGGAACATCAGCTTCTGAAAATGAGGGCAAGACCCAAGATTCTTGTGGCTGAAAATTTTGAAAAAGCACTATATTTTTTTGAAAGATTCAGACCCTATGTATTTGGCATAATGTCAGATACCAGATTTCCCAAAGATTGTAAAATAACTGCTGATGCAGGGGTTCTTCTGTTATCACATATAAAAAAAGAGATTCCCCACCTGCCCCTTCTTCTCATGAGTTCTGAACCTGAAAACAAGCACAGGGCAGAGGATATCCAGGCTGTGTTTATTGATAAAAATGCCCATGATCTTTATGCCAGAATAGAAAATTTTTTCCTGAATTATCTTGGATTTGGTGATTTTGTTTTTCGCCTGCCTGATAAAACTGAAATTGGCAGAGCTTCCAACCTGCGCTCCCTTGAAAAAATTCTTTTGCAGATTCCTGATGAACCTGTTGAATACAATGCCAGGCGGCACCGCTTTTCCAACTGGCTTATGGCACGTTCTGAACTGGCTCTTGCTTCGGAATTTGCCAAAGTAGAGGTGTCTGACTTTGACTCTATTGAAAAAGTAAAGCATTATATTGTTTCAACTATCCATTGTTTAAGAAAATGCAGGCAAAAAGGTGTGGTTGTCCAGTTTGATTCCAAAGAATTTGATCCTGATATTTCAGACTTTGTTAAAATTGGAAAAGGTTCTCTGGGCGGAAAAGCCAGGGGACTTGCTTTTATGTCCAGCCTGCTGCACCAGGTAACAGATATTGCAGAAAAATATCCTGAGATTAATATACTAGTACCTCAAACCCTGGTCATTGCCACAGATGGCTTTGAATCATTTATATCCCTAAATAATCTGCACTACCTCCTTTCCCTGCCTGCTTGTGCTGAAACAGACAGGGAAATCCAGGCACGCTTTTTAAAAGCAGAGATTCCTGGTCAGCTTTATAATGATCTTAAATTGTTCCTGGAAAAAGTCCGCACCCCTCTTTCGGTTCGTTCATCCAGCCTGATGGAAGATGCTCATTTCCAATCTTATTCAGGGCTTTATAAAACATATATGATCCCTAACAACCATCCTGATATTTCTGTACGTCTTCACCATCTTGCAACAGCAGTAAAACTGGTATATGCTTCTACTTATTTTGAAAAACCCAGAAACTTTGCAAAAAATATTTCCTTCCAGTTCCAGGAAGACAGTATGGCTGTCATTATTCAACAATTGGCAGGCCGGCAGTACGGGGATTTTTTTTACCCTTCCATATCTGGAAAAGCTCAATCCTGGAATTTTTATCCTTTTTCTTATATGAAACCTGAAGATGGAATAGCCAGGATTGCCCTGGGGTTTGGAGAAATTCTTGAACAAGGGGAAATTGCCCTGAGATTTTCCCCTTCATATCCTCATTTACTGCCTCAATTTTCAAGTGTTGAAGATATACTTGCATACAGCCAGCGCTTTTTTTATGCTCTCCGCATTGATAATTATCCTGAATCCCTTGATATCAGGGAATCAGGAAACCTTGAAAAAAGGGATGTACATGATGCAGAAGATGAATTTTCAGTTAAAAGCCTTTGCAGTACTTATATTCCCGAAGAAAACAGGATTCGTGACACAGCTTATGTCCAAGGACTTAAAATTTTAACATTTGCTCCTGTTCTAAAATACAATATCCTTCCTTTGCCTGAACTGCTTAAAGACATACTCGAACTTGGACATAAAGGGATGGGAAGTCCGGTAGAGATTGAATTTTCAGTAAATCTGGGACAGGACAAACAAGAAAAACCCAGCTTTTTCTTGCTTCAATTACGTCCCATGTCAGCAGGAAAATTAAACCAGGATGTTCAGATAAGCAGACATGAAATCAAGAATGCCCTTTGTTTTTCAAACCATGCTCTTGGTCATGGCAGTAACCAGGATATAAAAGACATAGTTTTTGTTAAACCTGATGATTTTGATCCAAAAGAAACAATGGCAATTGCAAATGAGATAGGGCAGATAAATGAAGGACTTATTAAAAAAAACAGGCCCTATTTATTGATAGGTCCAGGCAGGTGGGGATCTTCTGACAGATGGCTTGGGATTCCAGTCCAATGGACTGATATATCAGGTGTAAATGCAATAATTGAAGTAAAAGATCCCAGGCTTCCAGCAGAGCCTTCCCAGGGATCCCATTTTTTTCAAAAGATCACTGGTCTGGGGATTCATTATATAACATTAGATCAAAACTCTTCAGACTATCTTGACTGGTCTAAACTCTATTCCATGCCCAAAATTAAGGAAACACGCTTTCTTTGTCATGTCAGGCATGAAAAACCCCTTATTTTAAAAAATGACGGCAGAATTTCCTGCTGTGTTATCCTGACAGCGTAAATCTTTGTTAATTTTTTTGTTGTTTTAAACCAGGCTCTCTGCTATTCTTCCAAAAATTTAACCTGTACAAATATAAAATTTTTCTTATTAACCAGGAGGTATTTTGATGAAGTCAATTAGAATGATACGTTCAGGCAGTCTGCTGCTGTTTACCGCTTTTGTGTTTCTTTTTTTAACCTTATCCTCAGCTTATGCAGCATTAAGTATTTCTCCAATTGAAGATAAGACCGGCAACGAAGATTCGGTTGTTAAAGTAAATTTTTCCTTATCAGGGGATTTAGACGGAATAAGTGTTGAAGTAAGTTCAGATAATACCCAGTTGATTCCTGATAAAAATATAATACATACAGGCTCAGGAGCCAGCCATATACTTACCATTGTCCCTGAACCTGACAAATACGGCCAGGCAGATATAAAAATCATGGTTGAAAGTGATTCTGGTTCTGATTCTGAAACATTCAGACTGGAAATAAAGGCAGTTGACGATAAGCCTGTTGTAACTATACCTGATACTCAATCACTAAATGAAAACTCCGAGCTGGTATTTAATAATGAAAACGGCAACATTGTTACAGTGGACGATATTGATGCAGGCGATAACGAGGTAAAACTAACCATAAGTGCAGAACACGGCACCCTTAAAATTGAAGGCAGTACCCAAGCCAGTATTACCGGCAATAATACAAAAAAGCTTATAATCAAAGGTTCACTTAATAAGATAAACAATGATATTAACGGCCTGATATATAAACCTGAACTAAAATGGAACGGCGAAGAAATCCTGACATTTACAATAGATGACCAGGGCCATACTGGTATGCTGCCCAATCCTTTTTCAGATTCATTAACAGACACAAAAAAACTTACAGTCAGTGTAATTTCTGTAAACGATGCCCCGGTTATAACAATACCCGGCAGCCAGAAAACAGACGAAGATATCCCCCTGATCTTTAATGAAGAAAATAAAAATCAGATACTAGTTGATGATCCTGATTCTGGAGATGGTGAAATAGAGATTTTGCTTAACCTGGATAATGGTGTTTTAATTATATCCAGTGATGTGGAAGCAGTTATAGATGGAAGCAGTTCTGATGAAATGACCATAAGAGGCACCTTAACCCAGGTCAATGAGGCATTAAACGGACTGGAATGCAGATTTGAAAATAACTGGAACGGTGATGCTCAATTAACAATTACTGCTGACGATCTCGGCAATACCGGTGAAGGCGGCCCCTTAACTGACACAAAAACACTTGATATAATAGTTGAACCTGTCAATGATCCCCCTGTAATTTCTCATTCCGGCAGCACTTCAATTGATGAAGATACATCTCTGACAATTGCGGTTACTGTACAAGATCCTGATGCTGGAGACGGCGACATTAACCTATATTTCAGTGTTGATAAAGGCAGCCTTGAAATACCTGAAACCCAGAATGTTGAAATCACAGAAGAAGGCTTAGAAGAGTATAATCTTAAAGGCTCCGCAGCAAATGTCAATCTGGCAATGAAAGAAATTATTTATACTCCTTTTCCCAACTGGAACGGAACTGCTGTTATTGCAATAAAAGCCAATGACAATGGTAACACAGGCGGAGACCCGGAGGAAAGCCAGGAAGCAGAGATTGAAATAAGTATTGCCCCTGTAAACGATGCCCCTGTTATTAACAACAGCTCTGAAATTGCTCTTGATCCCATTGAAATAAATGAGCAGAATTCTCCAGGGGAATCAGTGCGAAATATAATTAAAAATTTAATTGAAGATAAAGATATTACAGAAATACCAGCAGGAATTGCAGTTGTTGCAGCAGATAATGAAAATGGTCTCTGGATGTATTCCATAGATAATATTGACCAAACCTGGCTGAATTTTCCTGAAAACCTGTCAGAAACCACGGCTGTTCTTTTAGATTCCAATGCCCTTATCCGTTTTGTTCCCAACAAAGACTGGGAAGGAAAAGCTGTAATCTCATTTCGTGCATGGGACCTTACAGGGGAAAACGAAAACGGGGATTCAGATGTTGATACAAGTATAAATGGAGGCAGTACGCCATTTAGTGAAGAAATTTTAACTGCATTCATTATAGCAGGAGACCCTGATTTTATTTTTCCCAATGCAGGACCGGATCAGAATGTACTTGAAGGCCAAGAGGTTACCTTAGATAGTTCTGCTTCATCTTATCCTTCAGATACAAATATCACATTTCTCTGGGAACAGACAGAGGGAATTGAAGTAATCCTGTCTGATGCCGGTATAGAAAAACCGGTATTTACAGCCCCCATGACCGAGGGCAGTACCTTAAAACTGACATTTAAATTAACCCTTGCCAATGATGAAAATGAAACCTTTTCAGATACTGTTAATATCAATGTTAAACCAGCAGCTTTATTAATCAAGGCCATAGCAGGTGAAGATCAGGAGGTTATTGAAGGTGATATTGTTACTCTGGATGCTTCTGAATCTGAAATCCCGGAAGGTACTGAAGTAATGATTACCTGGTCCCAGACAGAAGGCACAGCAGTCACCCTTTCAGATATTAATAAAAAGAAACCTGAATTTACAGCCCCGGGTGTTGGTGCAGAAGGTGAAAAACTGACATTTCAGCTTACTATTACAGATATTGAAAACAATGAATATACAGACACCACCATTATCACGGTAAAAGACAGTGAGAGCATTGAAGCAAATGCCGGTGATGACATGGAGGCAATGGAAGGCGAAGAGGTAATGTTAGACGGCTCCAGATCAAAAATTCCTGGAGATTCTGCACTCCCGATTACCTGGACCCAGACAGAAGGTACGATTGTTACTCTTTCAGCAGATAATATTATTAATCCTTCCTTTACAGCACCTGAATTAGATGCAGACGAAGATTTAATCTTTAAACTGACCCTGACAGACAGTGAAGGACAGGAATATACAGATACGGTTACAGTCAAGATAAAAGACGGGGATGCTATTGTGGCAGATGCAGGCATTAATCAAACAGTTATCCAGGGAGAAACTGTTACACTGGATGCCTCAGCTTCAATAGTGCCAGATGACGTAAGCCCATTATATGAATGGAAACAAAAAGATGGAAAGGCCGTTGAACTGTCAAATCCAGCATCTGTGCAGACCACATTTATTGCACCTGATCTTGAAGATGGACAGGAAATGAATCTGGTATTTGAGGTTACAGTAAGCAATAATGCTGAACGCAGTGACAGTGCAGAGGTTGTGATAACAATTGTTGAACAGGCTGTATCTGAACCCCCGGTGGCTGATGCCGGTGCAGATCAGAATGTCAATTCAGGAGCCAGTGTTACACTGGATGCATCAGCATCTTCAGATCCTGATGGAGAAATTAAGGAATACAAATGGGAAGAAATATCCAGTTTTGAAATAAGCCTTTCAGGTGCTGATACTAAAACCGCTGTTTTTACAGCACCTTCAGGAGGAGAAACAGGGAAAACCCTTGAATTTAAGCTGACAATAACAGATAATGATGGAAATAAGGCTGAAGATACAATAAAAATAAATGTTGCAAAAGAATCTGTTATTCCAGGGCCTGGACAGAGTGAAACATTTAAAGAAGGCCAGACAGTTACACTTAATGTTTCTGATACAGGCGATATAGGAACCGTAGTATCATACAATTGGGAGCAAATCTCAGGCCCGGCTGTTGAATTATCTGATCCTCATTCCCCGAATCCGGTCTTTATAGCTCCAATTGTTGGTACTCAAGGTGCTGAAATAGCTTTCAAGGTAACGCTGACTGGTGAAAACGGAACCAGCTCAAACGATACAATTACCATAGGAATCAAAGACAACGGTATTACAGGCTTTCCTGATGATGTCCTGACTTTTACTCCCACAACAACCTCTGTTATGGGAATTAAAACAAATGGGAA from the Desulfonema limicola genome contains:
- a CDS encoding Ig-like domain-containing protein, with translation MKSIRMIRSGSLLLFTAFVFLFLTLSSAYAALSISPIEDKTGNEDSVVKVNFSLSGDLDGISVEVSSDNTQLIPDKNIIHTGSGASHILTIVPEPDKYGQADIKIMVESDSGSDSETFRLEIKAVDDKPVVTIPDTQSLNENSELVFNNENGNIVTVDDIDAGDNEVKLTISAEHGTLKIEGSTQASITGNNTKKLIIKGSLNKINNDINGLIYKPELKWNGEEILTFTIDDQGHTGMLPNPFSDSLTDTKKLTVSVISVNDAPVITIPGSQKTDEDIPLIFNEENKNQILVDDPDSGDGEIEILLNLDNGVLIISSDVEAVIDGSSSDEMTIRGTLTQVNEALNGLECRFENNWNGDAQLTITADDLGNTGEGGPLTDTKTLDIIVEPVNDPPVISHSGSTSIDEDTSLTIAVTVQDPDAGDGDINLYFSVDKGSLEIPETQNVEITEEGLEEYNLKGSAANVNLAMKEIIYTPFPNWNGTAVIAIKANDNGNTGGDPEESQEAEIEISIAPVNDAPVINNSSEIALDPIEINEQNSPGESVRNIIKNLIEDKDITEIPAGIAVVAADNENGLWMYSIDNIDQTWLNFPENLSETTAVLLDSNALIRFVPNKDWEGKAVISFRAWDLTGENENGDSDVDTSINGGSTPFSEEILTAFIIAGDPDFIFPNAGPDQNVLEGQEVTLDSSASSYPSDTNITFLWEQTEGIEVILSDAGIEKPVFTAPMTEGSTLKLTFKLTLANDENETFSDTVNINVKPAALLIKAIAGEDQEVIEGDIVTLDASESEIPEGTEVMITWSQTEGTAVTLSDINKKKPEFTAPGVGAEGEKLTFQLTITDIENNEYTDTTIITVKDSESIEANAGDDMEAMEGEEVMLDGSRSKIPGDSALPITWTQTEGTIVTLSADNIINPSFTAPELDADEDLIFKLTLTDSEGQEYTDTVTVKIKDGDAIVADAGINQTVIQGETVTLDASASIVPDDVSPLYEWKQKDGKAVELSNPASVQTTFIAPDLEDGQEMNLVFEVTVSNNAERSDSAEVVITIVEQAVSEPPVADAGADQNVNSGASVTLDASASSDPDGEIKEYKWEEISSFEISLSGADTKTAVFTAPSGGETGKTLEFKLTITDNDGNKAEDTIKINVAKESVIPGPGQSETFKEGQTVTLNVSDTGDIGTVVSYNWEQISGPAVELSDPHSPNPVFIAPIVGTQGAEIAFKVTLTGENGTSSNDTITIGIKDNGITGFPDDVLTFTPTTTSVMGIKTNGKLVKLEPFDPAKITDQKNRPSSLIYGMIDMNIKVDNPGDKVPVTIYFKNAAPSGYKWYKYSYTDGWQDFSGNTVFNSDRTQITITLTDGGPGDDDKTANGIIKDPSGLGKISDTETPDPDAGGGDGDSDGGCFIKSVNSSLFSFFK